A part of Oncorhynchus gorbuscha isolate QuinsamMale2020 ecotype Even-year linkage group LG09, OgorEven_v1.0, whole genome shotgun sequence genomic DNA contains:
- the LOC124043946 gene encoding LOW QUALITY PROTEIN: R3H domain-containing protein 1-like (The sequence of the model RefSeq protein was modified relative to this genomic sequence to represent the inferred CDS: inserted 1 base in 1 codon), protein MRGVETEESHHVSATPTPAGGEEPSPTKTNGREQAETPPQAKAQNQLQPEIQPESCCQDKNETQRQTPGQMGKRPKSNSKLKLVRSLAVCEESSPPPPITTDLPREHKDEVEIQVSQSFDKEEVSPIKDEEDKGVEKLLEKTERMPRKMLSRDSSQEYTDSTGIDIHEFLVNTLKNNPRDRMMLLKLEQDILDFISNNESQKRKFPPMTSYHRMLLHRVAAYFGLDHNVDQTGKSVIINKTSNTRIPDQKFSEHIKDDKTDDFQKRYILKRDNSGSDKDDNMMRMRLKDDRRSKSIEEREEEYQRARDRIFAQDGPDGLALEKRKQEDDACNSTQQRRQMFRLKDGRPANSRQSSSENEPKYSDPRPWSSTDSDSSNRNLRPAMTKASSFSGISVLIRGDSSSSSKSMGRLSKTGSLESSSSVGSSTGSLSRSQLPLTVPALTQAGHPHNHAVPPCPVAYPATCTSSTVTYEAGGRSGPVPPPLANAANTSYYLLPLEATGIPPGSILVNPHTGQPFVNPDGSAVVYNPNHSMAPQHQHHQHHNQQGRTQQPMLPPPHPPGRHQHQPTNHNHVLSQSVLSLPQPVRPLQPSAQPVQYASVSYPPQLLSVCPNQQYTVQNNLGAQFSHMSLARQVSGEGPGRDTHIAMYPSSAVLQTPPQQQGYMVAPPVQPVPAPQAYNTPAPPPVNQPVMQQQGYMQQQMPACYCAPGQYPLSNQQYRPVGTVQFSAPQSQPMPPPTQQTGYQTVMPNQPQSYQSMIGVPQSQNTVSGLHSNMGNQMQGMMVQYPSMPSYQVSMQPQGSQGVPQQTYQQPIIIPNHNQSNQGPMPGSGVQVYYSVITPNQQNTMSSSVGFLPPPGSEQMQFPRPSSPCSSQQPLHQAQQCSGVPPPPGGGMVMMQLTLPPGQQPRPHSPPQWKHSKYYSLDHTRGQKSTEFSTLDTSQSIPQLGSPSTSPAQSPTPSHPHHLTNVKSIRPGLAPIPMMPQFSRPFMPGQGDARYPLLGQALQYNPQIRPPLHASPMVPNHQVHMGMRHSGGGGRGRKQTRKALSTDLSVGDPVSGQVLEVTDLPGEISRTEADSLLGELSRARAVVXRAPRAPQPPRLAVGGLTVSPTQTHGQAPADPAFVYTILAMFPSGYTAQDSLLHHNGPQASFRLTVSRGHRHPLERASSQ, encoded by the exons ATGAGAGGTGTGGAGACGGAGGAGAGCCACCATGTCAGTGCCACACCGACACCAGCGGGGGGAGAAGAACCAAGCCCGACCAAGACAAACGGCAGGGAGCAGGCAGAGACCCCGCCACAGGCCAAAGCTCAAAACCAGCTCCAACCCGAGATTCAACCAGAGAGCTGCTGCCAAGACAAGAACGAAACTCAG CGGCAAACACCGGGACAGATGGGAAAAAGGCCCAAG TCTAACTCAAAGTTAAAGTTAGTTCGGAGCCTGGCTGTTTGCGAagagtcctctcctcctccccctattaCCACTGATCTGCCTCGAGAACACAAG GATGAAGTTGAGATCCAGGTCTCCCAGTCATTTGACAAAGAGGAGGTGTCACCCATCAAGGATGAGGAGGACAAAGGTGTGGAGAAGCTGCTAGAGAAGACTGAGAGGATGCCCAGGAAGATGCTGTCCAGAG ATTCCAGTCAGGAGTACACAGATTCTACCGGGATCGATATCCATGAATTCTTAGTAAACACATTGAAAAACAACCCCAG GGACAGAATGATGCTGCTGAAGTTGGAACAGGACATTCTCGACTTTATCAGTAATAACGA AAGCCAGAAGAGAAAGTTCCCTCCAATGACATCCTACCACAGAATGCTGCTGCACCGCGTCGCCGCCTACTTCGGCCTAGACCACAACGTCGACCAAACCGGGAAATCTGTAATCATCAACAAAACTAGCAATACAAGAAT acctGATCAAAAGTTTTCAGAACACATCAAAGACGACAAAACTGACGACTTCCAAAAGCGCTACATTCTCAAAAGGGACAACTCCGGCTCAGACAAAGATGACAACATG ATGCGGATGCGGCTAAAGGACGACCGTAGGAGTAAGTCTATAGAGGAACGAGAGGAGGAGTAccagagggccagagacaggATATTTGCTCAAGAT GGTCCAGATGGCTTGGCTCTTGAAAAAAGAAAACAGGAGGATGATGCTTGTAACAGTACACAGCAAAGGCGGCAAATGTTTAG GTTAAAAGATGGCCGCCCGGCCAACAGTCGCCAGAGCAGCTCTGAGAACGAACCCAAGTACTCTGACCCTCGGCCGTGGAGCAGCACAGACTCTGACAGCTCCAACCGTAACCTGAGGCCAGCCATGACCAAGGCCAGCAGCTTCAGCGGGATCTCTGTCCTCATCAGGGGAGACAGCTCGAGCAGCAGCAAGAGCATGGGTCGCCTCTCTAAGACTG GTTCACTAGAGTCTTCTAGTAGTGTAGGGTCCTCAACGGGttcgctctctcgctcccagcTGCCCCTCACCGTCCCAGCTCTAACCCAGGCTGGCCACCCTCACAACCACGCCGTGCCCCCCTGCCCAGTGGCTTACCCAGCCACCTGCACTAGTAGTACTGTGACTTATGAGGCGGGAGGCAGGAGCGGCCCGGTGCCGCCACcactagcaaatgcagctaacaCTAGCTACTATTTGCTTCCCCTGGAAGCCACAGGGATACCGCCAGGGAGTATCCTGGTCAACCCACACACAG GCCAGCCCTTTGTGAACCCGGATGGCAGTGCTGTGGTATACAACCCCAACCACAGCATGGCTCCTCAGCATCAACATCATCAGCATCATAATCAGCAGGGCAGGACCCAGCAGCCCATGCTTCCTCCTCCACACCCTCCTGGCCGCCACCAACACCAGCCCACCAATCACAACCACGTACTCTCACAG tCTGTTCTATCCCTTCCTCAGCCGGTCCGGCCCCTCCAGCCTTCTGCTCAGCCTGTCCAGTACGCATCTGTCTCTTACCCACCTCAGCTGCTCTCCGTCTGCCCTAACCAACAATACACTGTG CAAAACAACCTGGGAGCCCAGTTCAGCCACATGAGCTTGGCCCGGCAGGTCTCTGGAGAGGGACCAGGTCGGGACACCCACATTGCCATGTACCCCTCCTCCGCCGTGCTCCAGACCCCCCCTCAGCAGCAGGGCTACATGGTGGCCCCTCCAGTCCAGCCCGTCCCGGCACCCCAGGCCTACAACACCCCCGCCCCTCCGCCTGTCAACCAGCCGGTCATGCAGCAACAGGGCTACATGCAGCAGCAG ATGCCAGCATGTTACTGTGCGCCAGGCCAGTACCCCCTGTCCAACCAGCAGTACAGGCCTGTGGGCACAGTGCAGTTCAGCGCCCCACAGAGTCAGCCAATGCCCCCGCCCACACAACAGACAG GTTACCAAACTGTGATGCCAAATCAGCCACAGAGCTATCAGAGTATGATTGGAGTGCCACAGAGTCAGAACACTGTCAGTGGCCTGCATAGCAATATGGGAAATCAGATGCAAGGCATGATGGTCCAGTATCCCTCCATGCCATCTTATCAG GTATCCATGCAGCCCCAAGGCTCCCAGGGTGTGCCACAGCAGACATATCAGCAGCCTATCATCATCCCCAACCACAACCAGTCCAACCAGGGGCCCATGCCTGGCTCTGGTGTCCAGGTCTACTACAGTGTTATCACACCCAATCAACAGAACACCATGAG ctcctCTGTTGGGTTCTTGCCTCCTCCTGGATCAGAGCAGATGCAGTTCCCTCGGCCGTCCTCCCCCTGCAGCTCCCAGCAGCCCCTCCATCAGGCACAGCAGTGCTCAG GCGTTCCCCCTCCCCCAGGCGGTGGGATGGTGATGATGCAGCTGACGTTGCCCCCCGGCCAGCAACCACGGCCTCACTCGCCCCCGCAGTGGAAACACAGCAAGTACTACAGTCTGGACCACACGAGAGGACAGAAGTCCACAGAGTTCTCCACCCTAGACACCtcacag AGCATTCCCCAGCTGGGCAGTCCCTCAACTTCCCCCGCCCAGTCGCCAACACCCTCCCACCCACACCACCTAACCAATGTGAAGAGCATCCGTCCAGGCCTCGCCCCCATACCCATGATGCCCCAGTTCTCCAGACCCTTTATGCCAGGGCAAG GAGATGCGCGGTACCCGTTACTAGGGCAGGCCCTCCAGTACAACCCCCAGATCCGTCCTCCTCTCCACGCTTCACCCATGGTCCCCAACCATCAG GTACACATGGGGATGCGGCACAGCggtggagggggcagagggaggaagCAGACAAGGAAAGCTCTGTCTACAGATCTCAGTGTAGGTGATCCAG tgagtgggcaAGTCCTGGAGGTGACTGACCTGCCGGGAGAGATCAGCAGGACCGAGGCGGACTCTCTGCTAGGTGAGCTCTCCAGAGCCCGGGCTGTAG GGAGGGCTCCCAGAGCACCACAGCCTCCGAGATTGGCAGTCGGGGGGCTAACGGTGTCCCCCACCCAAACCCACGGTCAAGCCCCTGCTGACCCAGCCTTCGTCTACACCATCCTGGCCATGTTCCCTTCCGGATACACTGCGCAGGACTCCCTCCTCCACCACAATGGCCCCCAAGCCTCCTTCAGACTCACTGTGAGCAGGGGCCACAGACACCCCCTGGAGAGGGCCAGCTCCCAGTAG